AAAAAACCAACTGATCCTTGCTCGCTTCCCGTTTCCTGGCCTAAAAGAAATATGAGCCTATTTGACAAACTTTTTGGAGGAGGTAAAAAAGTTTCTAAAGAAACTGCGGAAACTAGGGGCGAACATATGCCAGATTTAAAAATCCCCATAGATGAAAAGTTTACCATTTATTTTAAAAAGAACGGGGGGAAATTTATCTACTGTGAAGATTTTACCGAAGTTCAAACCGCTCTGGCCAATATTGTTTCGGAAAATAACTGGCAAGGTCATTTTTTCTACACCTTGAACAAAAGAATCAATGAGCGATTTGCCTCAGAAAAACTGTCGTTCACGGACAACAGGAACGAAAGCGATATTTTCTTTACCACTTGTGAGCACCTCATAGCCCACAATGGCTCCATTTTAGTATGCTCACATCAAATAAAAGAGAAAAAACTAAACGAATTGCCCAGCAATCTAATTGTTTTTGCCACAACAAGCCAATTGGTGGATTCCATTAGTGAGGCCCTAAAAATCATTAAGAAAAAGTATCCCCAAAAAATCCCCGATAATATAACCACCTTAAAACATTTTCTTCCCACACCAGAAAACAAAAATGATTTTCTCTCCTACGGTAGTGCTTCAAAAAATGTCTATCTTTTGCTTTTGGAAGACTACTAACTAGTGTATGAGAGAACTTCTGCGTAGGTCACTTACCGGAATTGTTTACGTTTTTTTATTGTTATCCGCCGTTTTTCTGAGTTCGGATGCCTTTGATTTTCTCTTTATGGCCTTTGGGCTGGCTTGCCTTTATGAGTTCAAAAGACTGATGAAAATAACCGGATATTATGTTTTTATTGCCTATTTGGCGTTGTGGTGGGCTTTTATCTACTTGATTCATGACTTTGCCATGATCAAAATATTACTGGTTTTAACCATTACCGTGGACTTGGCATTGCTGGTGTATTTGTTTTCCCCCCCCCAAAATGCATTGACCACAGTCCAAAAATATGTGATAGCCACATTCTATATAGGCGGGGGCTGTGTTTTCCTCACCATGATTCCCTATCAAAACGAACATTTTGCAAAGCTCCTGATCATGGGGGTCTTCATTTTGATATGGGTGAACGATTCATTTGCCTATCTGGTGGGCAGAACTTTGGGAAAGCATAAATTATTTCCAAGAATTTCTCCCCAAAAAACAATTGAAGGTTCTTTGGGAGGTCTTATTTTTGCAATGGTTGCCGCATACATTATTTCTAGGTATGAACCAATCATCACCATGGAACAGTGGTTAATTTTAGCCGTTGTTATCGTAATTATGGGTAACCTGGGTGATTTGCTGGAATCAAAATTCAAGCGAATGGCCGGTGTAAAGGATAGTGGTGCCATTTTACCGGGCCATGGTGGAATATTGGATCGATTGGATAGTTTGGTTTTTGCAGCACCATTTGCATATTTGACCTTAATTTTGTTTACCTATGTTTCATAAAGAAGGTAAGAACATTATTCTTACTACCTTTTTTTTGGTGGTTGCCGTGATAATTCTGGCGCAATACTTTGTTGCTTTGGAATGGCTCCGTATGCTTTTACAGGTGGTTTCCCTGGTACTATTGATTTTGATCCTACAGTTCTTCAGAAATCCCAAGAGACCTTTGACCCCAAACTTTAATGAAATCCTGGCCCCAGTCGATGGAAAGGTTGTCGTAATTGAAGAGGTGGAGGATACCGAATATTTCCAGGGAAAAAGAAGACAGGTATCCATCTTTATGTCCCCTTTGAATGTTCATGTTACAAGGTATGCCGCAAGTGGTACGATTACCTATTCCAAATACCATCCCGGAAAATACTTGGTTGCTTGGCATCCCAAGTCAAGTACGGACAACGAAAGAACCACGGTTGTCATCCATACCCCAAAATTTGGCGAAATCCTTTACAGACAAATTGCCGGTGCCATGGCCAGAAGGATCGTGAATTATGCCGAAGAAGGGGAACAAGTGGTGCAGGGTGATGACGCTGGTTTTATCAAGTTTGGCTCAAGGGTGGATGTGTTGCTTCCCCTTGACTGTAAGGTCTGCGTGGGATTAAATCAAAAAGTTGTGGGTGCAAGGACCTGCATTGCGATGTTACCGGAACAAGATGGTTGACAAAAGCTTACAAAATAAGTTCCAAGAAGCCGTTCAATATGTGAACAACTACGTAGAGCCCATCCCGGCAGATATTCTCCTAAAGCTGTACGCGTATTATAAAATTGCCAACAAAAACTTTGACAATCCTGGAAGCAAAACACCACTGATCAATGCCTTTAAGGCCAATGCACTTATCCAGGCCCAAAATATCAACAGGAACGAGGCAATGGCCAATTACATTGAATTGGTCAATAAGGAGCTAAAACCCGATTAAGCTGTGACATTTACTTCAGGTTTGGTTGAATTTTCCAAAAAAGTGAAGTACCATCCCCCAAAAACAGTGATTCCAAAATAAAACAAAATAGCGGTACTCCCCCACTTCCAATAGGCATTGATTCCAAACCAATCACCGGTAAACCAAATAAGCAAGAAGCCCATAACACTTCTCACAAATTCTATCCAAAAGGCATGGCGCTTCCTATCCATTAATGAGGTATACCCATAAATGCCCACAAATACAAATGCTCCAAATAGGAGAAGGTTGTTAAATCCTATTTCAGAATAATTATAGAACATAAAAAGCATCAATCCGGTATTGAACAATAGCTGAAAAATAGCATACCCTTTTAAGGATGGGGAAGCTAGGGGCTTATACTTGTTGAAAGCATAAACATTTTCAATTTTTGATATGGGATATTTTTCATTGACGTCATTTGGCCGCCATCCCGTTGGCATGAACCATATACGCAATTTATCCTTCCAGTTCTTGGTACGCCATGCATCTTTCATCAGTCTCCAAACATGTTGAAAGTTGATGATGATCGGATTCCAGGTAGCCGCTGGTTTTAAAACCCCATATTGTGGTGGCACATCATCCAACTCTTCCTGGAAAGTTCCAAACATACGGTCCCATATACAAAGTATCTGACCTAGATTTTTATCAATGTACTCTGGATTAATGGCGTGATGCACCCGATGCTGGGATGGGGTTACGATTACATATTCAAGCCAGCCCATTTTACCAATATGCTGGGTGTGGTACCAAAATTGGGCGAATAAGTGGATAGGGGCCAAAATGGCAATGACCTCATTGGGTACCCCCAGTAAAGCAGCCGGAATCAATAATAGTGCAAAGTACCCTATTACATTGGAAATGGACTGTCGCAATGCACAGGCCAAATTAAACTCCTCACTGCTATGATGGATAACATGTTGATTCCAAAAAATATTGACATGGTGGCTTAATCTATGGTTCCAGTACCCTGCAAAATCAATACAAAGAAAGGCCAAAAGCCAAACCAACCAAGTGGATTCAATTGTGAACAATGCCAAATATTTCAACAAAAATGGATAGCCCACCAGTACCAAAACGAGACCCAGGGAATCCTTTACAATATTGGTAAGACCAGAGCTTAAACTGCTCACCGTGTCCATAACATTGTGTTTTTGGTCCTTTACCAAATACCCATATCCTATTTCCAGGAGTACCAACCCAATGAAAAAGGGAATGGCATATAATAAAGCGTTCGCATAAGTTTCCATACCTTTAAATTAAGCAATATTTGGAATCCTAAGGATAAAACCCTTGCCATGGACATTCTCAATTTTAAGGGTATCGTCTTTTTTTAAGTAATTGCGCAATCTGGTAATGAACACATTGAGGCTTTTCCTGTTGAAATAATCATTATCCCCCCAAAGCTTGACGAGAATTTCCTTATGCGTGCATAAATTATTTTTGTTGGTGGCCAGTATCCTTAGCAATTCCATTTCCCTTGTGGTAAGTGTAGTGAAATCATCCCCAAAAATCAATTTTTGATTCTTACAGTCCAATTGATACTGCCCTAAAATCAGGATTTCCTGTTCCATGGAACGGCCTTCCGGAATCAATCGGGACAAAAGTGTATGAATACGTACCACCAGTTCCTCCTCGTCGATGGGTTTCTTTAAATAATCAACCGCGCCCAGGGCAAATCCCTTAAGGACATCTATTTTGAGCGATCTTGCCGTAAGGAACAAAAATGGCAACTCCATAGCATTGATCCGCATCCGTTCGGCCAGGGCAAAACCATCCATTCGGGGCATCATCACATCCAAAATGGCCAAATCGTAGTTTTTCTTCTCCATAAGTTCCAAAGCTTCCTCACCATTCTTGGCCCATGTTACCTGAAACCCTTTCATTCCAAGGTATTCAGAGAGAAGATACCCTAGGGATTCTTCATCTTCTACCAATAACAATCTTTTTTTATTGGATTTCATACAGTGGAATTTGTACAGTAACCGTGGTTCCTTTAAGGGGTTCGCTTTCCAGCTTGATCCTTCCTTTATGTTGCCTTACGACCGTCTTTACATAATTAAGTCCCAATCCAAAACCCTTAACCGTATGGACATTGCCCCTATTGGACCGATAGTACTTTTCAAAAACCTTTCCCTGCTCCTCCTTGGCAATCCCATATCCATTGTCCTTTATTTCAATATACAAGCTTTTTGCTTTCTTGCAAGCCATTAACTCCACCTTAGGGGAATCGGCATATTTTTTGGCATTGTCCAAAAGATTATTGACCATGTTCTGTAAATGGAAGGACTCCCCTTTTATGGGAAAAGGACCTTTCTTCAACTCAAAGGAAAAGTCCACTTTTTCAAGGGCTGAAAGTGCTTTGTAATCCTTGCAGACTTTTTCCAAATACGGGTAAAAATCAATGGGCATCGATTGTATTACCGCTTTTTTTCGCTCCATGGTAGCTAGTTCCAATACCTTTTCGATATGATTTGACAAACGTTCGGATTGTTGATGTATAATCGTTACAAAGGTCTGTGCGGAATCATCCACTTTATCCTTCAATATTTTGGAAGCCAAGCTAATGGAAAAAACGGGTGTTTTAAGTTCGTGGGTCAGGTTATTGATAAATGCGTCGGTGGTAGTGATGACCCTGCGTTGCCAGTAATAGGTCCGCAAAATCCAAATCACCACAACAATGATTCCCAATAGAAAAATAATACTGGGGAGGGTAAGGCCATTCAATTGCGAAAGGAAATAGCGATTTAAATCCCGAAATTTAAGGTTCAGCACAAATCGCTGTCCAAAGAGATTGGGGAGATAACCATCCA
The sequence above is a segment of the Muricauda sp. SCSIO 64092 genome. Coding sequences within it:
- a CDS encoding phosphatidylserine decarboxylase family protein, which produces MFHKEGKNIILTTFFLVVAVIILAQYFVALEWLRMLLQVVSLVLLILILQFFRNPKRPLTPNFNEILAPVDGKVVVIEEVEDTEYFQGKRRQVSIFMSPLNVHVTRYAASGTITYSKYHPGKYLVAWHPKSSTDNERTTVVIHTPKFGEILYRQIAGAMARRIVNYAEEGEQVVQGDDAGFIKFGSRVDVLLPLDCKVCVGLNQKVVGARTCIAMLPEQDG
- a CDS encoding sensor histidine kinase, giving the protein MKNRSLFIIVFVVSIFGLAFVQYQYLRIGLNLAKIQFSEKVERSMEDIKRGLGTENELTFLMVSAMRRDTSFFRTSPDSVLDASSYFLNDFLRESLIQNGVEADFTYTLTTRDSAYYLKSPNVFGKREKSNSYPILLDGYLPNLFGQRFVLNLKFRDLNRYFLSQLNGLTLPSIIFLLGIIVVVIWILRTYYWQRRVITTTDAFINNLTHELKTPVFSISLASKILKDKVDDSAQTFVTIIHQQSERLSNHIEKVLELATMERKKAVIQSMPIDFYPYLEKVCKDYKALSALEKVDFSFELKKGPFPIKGESFHLQNMVNNLLDNAKKYADSPKVELMACKKAKSLYIEIKDNGYGIAKEEQGKVFEKYYRSNRGNVHTVKGFGLGLNYVKTVVRQHKGRIKLESEPLKGTTVTVQIPLYEIQ
- a CDS encoding acyl-CoA-binding protein, encoding MVDKSLQNKFQEAVQYVNNYVEPIPADILLKLYAYYKIANKNFDNPGSKTPLINAFKANALIQAQNINRNEAMANYIELVNKELKPD
- a CDS encoding sterol desaturase family protein, which translates into the protein METYANALLYAIPFFIGLVLLEIGYGYLVKDQKHNVMDTVSSLSSGLTNIVKDSLGLVLVLVGYPFLLKYLALFTIESTWLVWLLAFLCIDFAGYWNHRLSHHVNIFWNQHVIHHSSEEFNLACALRQSISNVIGYFALLLIPAALLGVPNEVIAILAPIHLFAQFWYHTQHIGKMGWLEYVIVTPSQHRVHHAINPEYIDKNLGQILCIWDRMFGTFQEELDDVPPQYGVLKPAATWNPIIINFQHVWRLMKDAWRTKNWKDKLRIWFMPTGWRPNDVNEKYPISKIENVYAFNKYKPLASPSLKGYAIFQLLFNTGLMLFMFYNYSEIGFNNLLLFGAFVFVGIYGYTSLMDRKRHAFWIEFVRSVMGFLLIWFTGDWFGINAYWKWGSTAILFYFGITVFGGWYFTFLENSTKPEVNVTA
- a CDS encoding LUD domain-containing protein; amino-acid sequence: MSLFDKLFGGGKKVSKETAETRGEHMPDLKIPIDEKFTIYFKKNGGKFIYCEDFTEVQTALANIVSENNWQGHFFYTLNKRINERFASEKLSFTDNRNESDIFFTTCEHLIAHNGSILVCSHQIKEKKLNELPSNLIVFATTSQLVDSISEALKIIKKKYPQKIPDNITTLKHFLPTPENKNDFLSYGSASKNVYLLLLEDY
- a CDS encoding phosphatidate cytidylyltransferase, which gives rise to MRELLRRSLTGIVYVFLLLSAVFLSSDAFDFLFMAFGLACLYEFKRLMKITGYYVFIAYLALWWAFIYLIHDFAMIKILLVLTITVDLALLVYLFSPPQNALTTVQKYVIATFYIGGGCVFLTMIPYQNEHFAKLLIMGVFILIWVNDSFAYLVGRTLGKHKLFPRISPQKTIEGSLGGLIFAMVAAYIISRYEPIITMEQWLILAVVIVIMGNLGDLLESKFKRMAGVKDSGAILPGHGGILDRLDSLVFAAPFAYLTLILFTYVS
- a CDS encoding response regulator transcription factor, which encodes MKSNKKRLLLVEDEESLGYLLSEYLGMKGFQVTWAKNGEEALELMEKKNYDLAILDVMMPRMDGFALAERMRINAMELPFLFLTARSLKIDVLKGFALGAVDYLKKPIDEEELVVRIHTLLSRLIPEGRSMEQEILILGQYQLDCKNQKLIFGDDFTTLTTREMELLRILATNKNNLCTHKEILVKLWGDNDYFNRKSLNVFITRLRNYLKKDDTLKIENVHGKGFILRIPNIA